Part of the Caulifigura coniformis genome, CTGTTCGCCATCGCCTGGGGGGCGTGGTTCCTTCGCCTGTTGAGGCGAGGGGAGATGGATGTGCGGCAGGATGGCCGCCGGATGGCACAAATGGTGTGGTGTTTCACCCTGCTGATGGTGATCTTCATGGTCGTCGTGGGCGCGACGATGACTGACCGGGCCCAGGGGACCATCGTGATCCTGCAGTCGTTCGTGTTCCTGATCGGGGCCGCCGTCTACTGGTTGACGCAGCAGATCGAGCACGCGGAACTGAACATGACCGAACGCCTGCTGCGTCTGGAGTTGCAACTGGTGGAGCTGACGGAGGGGAAGGGAGGTGGGTGAGGCGCTCGGTACCCGGTACTCGGAAAGGGGCGCGCCTTGTGACGCCCCTTGGTCACTGCCGGGGGCAGCTTTATGCCGCTGCTGAGTTCTTCGAGACCGCCCCTGTGATCGTTCCATGAAACTCCACCGCGAGTTGACGGAGTCGGGTGAGCTGGTTGAGGAGGGTCGGGATGTCGGTCAGCGGGAGTTGGTTGGGGCCATCGCTCTTGGCCTGATCGGGATTGGGGTGAGTTTCGAGAAAGACTCCGTCACAACCGGCGGCGACGGCGGAGCGGGCGAGCGGGGCGACGAACTGCCGGGCTCCGCCCGTCGTCGCGCCCCCAGGACGCTGCACGCTGTGAGTCGCGTCGAAAACCACCGGAACTCCGAACGACTGCATGATCGGAATGCACTGCATGTCGTTGACGAGCCGGCCGTATCCGAACGTTGTTCCGCGATCCGTGAGGATGACCTTGTCACAGCCGGCTTCTTCGCATTTGCGAACGGCGTGGATCATGTCCTCAGGGGCGACAAACTGCGGCTTCTTGACGTTCACGATCCCGCCGTGGCGGGCCACTGATTCCGCAGCCGCGGCGATCAGATCGGTCTGCCGCGCGAGGAACGCCGGGATCTGCAGGATCTGGCAGACTTCGGCCGCAGGGGCACACTGTTCGGGCAGGTGGATGTCGGTTGTCACGGGAACGTGAAACCGGTCGCGGACCTTCGCGAGGATCTCCAGCCCCTTATCCAGACCAGGGCCGCGGAAGCTGTGGATGCTGGTGCGGTTGGCCTTGTCGAAGCTCGACTTGAAGACGAGCTGCCAGCCGTTTCGCGTACAGGCGGCGTGCAGAGATTCCGCCACCTGCATCACGAGGTCTTCACTTTCGATGACGCAGGGGCCGGCAATGAACAGCAGGGACTGGTTGGCGCCGCAGGCCAGTTCGTTCAGGCGGATGGGGTTCTGGGGCATGGTGGGCTCTTTGAAAGTCGGCCAGCTTGTTCAGACGTGACTTGGGGATCGCTGGCATCCGCACACGGCCGAGACGGCCGTGGCACATCGATCCTCACGCTTGGATCGACGTGCGCCGTCGGCTCACGTTGGCGTTGCGGCCCGGGGGGCGGATCGCCAGAAACCGGCAACGCAGACGACCAGGCAGGCTGCCGTGCAGATGACGGCGAACCAGTCGCCGAACCGCTGATAAAGCGAGGACCGACCGTCGAGCGGAACCGTGCTGACGAACGCGGCGTTCCACTGCTTGTAGTACCGGCCGGTCTGCGGATCGCGGATCGACTTCCTCGCGGGGCGTTCGTTTTTGACGACGGCGTCGAGATCGATGATCGTTTCGGGATCGCGCACCGCACCGTTGCCATCGATGAAGGCCGAGATTCCGGTGTTCACCGCACGAACCATGGGCATCCGGTTTTCGATGCAGCGGAACTGGGCGGTGATGAGGTGCTGGTCGAGCTCGCTCGATCCGTGGAACCAGCCGTCGTTCGTCAGGTTGACGAGGATGTCGACAGGCCACTTTTCCTTCTCGGCGGTAGCGGCCATCGAACGAACGAGGTGTGGCACGGTGTCTTCAAAGCAGATGAGCGGGACCATCTTCCAGTCCTTGTACTGGAAGACGTGCACATGCGTGCCGGCCGCGATTCCAAAGGCGTCGCCGAACGGCGTCAGCTTGTGGAGAAAAGGGAGGGTGTCCCGCAGGGGGATATATTCGCCGAACGGAACACGATGGATCTTGTCGTACCGATCGCTGAGACCGTTGGCCGGCGTGACGAACGCGGCGGAATTGAAATGGTCGTAACCGTCGCGGCGGGCAACGAGGGTATCCACGCCAATGACGAGTGACGCGTTCACTTCGCCGGCGGTCCGTTCGAGGTTCTTGCGGGACCGGTCGTCCTTCCACATGGCGAGTGGAATGCCGGGGGCGGCCGTTTCGAGGTCGACGTCTTCCACGTCGGGCCGCATCTGGAACATCGGGAACGGAAACATGGTTTCCGGCCACACGATGACGTCGGGCTGATGGGGAATCGTCTCGCCCATCAGGGCGCGATGCTGGGCGTAGATTTCGTCCTTGGCGTCGGGATCGTGTTTGAGGGATGTCGTGAAGTTCCCCTGGATCAGGCCGATGCGGGGGCCCGCCTGAAAATCCGATTGACCAAGCCGCGTGACGCCATAGACCCATGTCACTGCGACGAGCGACAGCGCGGCGCCGATGGCGATCGTCGGCAGCTTTCGGGCGGATTGCGACGCGAGAAAACGGTCGCGATCGCCGGGGAGCACGAGTCCCCCCCTCGCCATCCAGGCAGTCGGCAGGAGCAGGGCCACGGCGGCGTTGATCGTCGCGACGACATAGCTGATGCCATAAGCGCCGACGAGATCGCTGACCTGAATGATCGCCGCCCAGCGATGCTGCGTGTGACCGAGGAAATACCAGGCAAAGCCGGTCATGAGGTGGGCCCGCAGGAACTCGAGCCCGACCCACACGACGGGAGCGGCCAGCCAGAGCGGCGCGCGGAATCGCAGCATCGCCGTCCGCGTCAGGGAAACGAACACCGGAAAGTAGAAGGCCAGGTAAGCGGCCAGCGCGATCCAGGCCAGGTACATGGCGGGGTCGCCGAGCCGCATCCACTGAAGTGTTGGGAACCAGAAGACGGCTCCGGCCACGTACAGCGCGGCGTAGGTGCGTTTGGTCAGTCGCGGGAGGAGCGCCAGCTGCATCAGCGGCACGAGTGCGACCCAGGCCAGCGGCCCGAAATCGGCGGGAGTGAAGCTCATCCAGAGCAGGGCCGACGTGATCGTCGCCGGCCACAGAGCCCCTTTGACCGACGCCGGCCGTTCGCGGGCAGCCGTGATGATGTCGTCGATGGAGCGCTGCCGCGGCACGGAGGTGGGAAGCAGTTTCTCAGGTGCGGCGGATTCAGAAGCGGCGCAGGTGGTCGACATTGCCGCGTTCCTCCTTGAACGCATTCGCCGACCCGAACCAGGTCAGCGGTCGAGGATTAAAGTGGGGACTTCTTCTCCGGCCTGTCGTTCGGTTGCCGTTTCAAACAGGACGAATCCATTCGCCAGGGCGACAGTCTGCAAATCAAACGACCCCTGCCAGGCCAGCGGTCGAGCCAGGAAGCCCTGTTCCGACGGTGTGATTACGGCAGGAAAATAAGTCGGGCGCGAGTCTCGGGAGACATGCGGAGCAGTCAGCCGGGCGGAGTGCATCAGCGGTTGCGACGGCTGAATTCCGCGCCGCCTGTGGATGCCCATCCGGACGAACAACTCGAAGCAAACCATACTGCTGACAGGATTTCCGGGCAACCCGAAGATCCAGTGCGGACGGCCGTCCGGAGAACGCTCGGCAGTCAGCCGACCGAACCAGATTGGCTTGCCGGGCTTGACGTTACAGCCGTGGAACACCTGCTCGCATCCGCATTCGGCGAGGACGGATGGCACGAGGTCGAGAACGCCTGCCGAAACGCCGCCGCTGAGAACGAGGAAATCAGACTTCAGCCCCTCGCGGATGGCGGTCATGAGGTCGGCCCGGGTGTCGCGGGCGATCGTCGACTGAACCGGGGCAGCGCCCGCCCGACGCGCCTGTGTCACGAGCATGATCTCGTTGGAATTGCGGATCTGGCCGGGGCCCGGGACTTGCTCGTACGGGACGAGTTCGTCCCCCGTGGCCACGATGGAAACAGATGGCCGGGGGATGGCGAGGACACTGCTCACCCCCATTTCCGCAAGCGCGCCGAGCTGGGCGGGGCCGAGAACCGTTCCTGCGGGGAGTACCAGGTCTCCTTTCCGGATCGCCTGTCCCTGACGGGCGAGGTTTCCCTCGGCCCTCGCTTTGGGCGCGTCGAGCGTGACGGTGATCGCCGTCTGCGACGTGACCAGTTCAACCGGGATCACGCAGTCGGCACCGGTCGGAAGGGGGGCCCCGGTCATGATGCGAATCGTGCCCCCGGCGGTCAGTTCCCGGGTGGCCGTGTTGCCGGCGGTCACTTCCTCAAGGATGTCGAATTCGCGCCGGCCGGCGGCGTAGTCGTCGAAGCGGATGGCGTACCCATCCATGAGCGACTTGTCGAACGGCGGGCTGTCGCCAGTGGCGTGGATCGCGGTCGTACTGACCAATCCGTCGCAGAGAGCGAGGGGAAGGCCCTTCTCGGCCGGAGCGGCCGGCGGAATCTCTCTCTCAATCAGGCGCCAGGCGTCCTGGACGGAATCGAGCATCGGGTCGGCTCAGGAATTCGGATTGACGATCGCGGGGCCGCGACTTAACGGGAGGCTGGCGGGCCTGTACGGATCGGACGGCCAGCGGAATGAATTGGCGTACGGAGAAGCAACTGTCGATCAGAACGCGAGTTCCGATGCTCGTTTGCGCAGTCATGTCTGCGCTCGGCTCGGGCTGCGCTCTGTTCAATCCGGGCAGTGCGGTGGAACGCATCACTGCCGAGCGGCCGTTTCTGCCGCCGCTGCAGTCGGAACGGAACGTCATAGACCTGGAAGTTTATTACGTTGATCGTGTCGTTGGCGATCCGACGATCGGCGACGGGTTGTGGGGCGCGGTGAACCAGGCGGCCGGTCCACTCTCGACCCATGCGAAACTGCGTAGTGAAGGGATCCAGTATGGCGTCGCTCCGAGTTCCGCGCCACCGGCGCTGCAATCCCTGATCTCCCGAGGGTTCGGAGCTTCTTCGACCAGGGTCACGGAGATGCGGCCCGTTCCCCTGATCAATGGGTCCTCGGCGCCGGTTCTTGTCGGGGCACTGCCGCCAACGTGCACGATTCCCAGTTCTGGGAAGCGAAACGCTATGACAGTCCAGCAGGGGCAGTGCATGTTTCAGGTCGCGGCCGAGCGGCTGCAGGAAGGGTGGGTTCGTGTCGCCTTCCTGCCGCAGGTCCACCATGGCTCCCAACGTGTCCGGCCCGTAGCCACCGACCAGAAGTGGGAAAACCAGAACGGGCAGCAGGTGGAATCCTTCTACGAGCAGGAGTTTTCGCTCGACCTGAATACGGGTGAGTACGTCGTGATCGGTATGGTGGATGAGCGGCCCGCCTCGCTGGGGCACCTCTTCTTTCGCCGGGGCGACGCCGAGAGCCGGTTCCAGCGGGTTATGATCGTGCGGCTTGCGGGAATGCAGTCGATGAGGCCGCAGCGGAACGATCGTGGCACGTTTTGAACATTCGAGCGAACCGTATAGTCGACGACCCGCGCCCCATCCCCTATTCTCCGCCGAAATCCGTTTGCGAAGCGACTTTGCCTGCAGCAGGCAAAGCCGGCTACTGGCAGAGAAACGACTGGGATGCCCGCCACTCTTGATCCAAATCTCGCCGTTGGGGCGATCCTGTTTGTGCTCGGCGCCATTGGCGTCCTGACGCGCCGTAACCTCATTCTCATCATGCTTTCGGCCGAGATGATGCTGAACGGCGTCGCTCTCACGCTGGTGACGTTCTCGCAGATGCACGGGAA contains:
- the lnt gene encoding apolipoprotein N-acyltransferase, with amino-acid sequence MSTTCAASESAAPEKLLPTSVPRQRSIDDIITAARERPASVKGALWPATITSALLWMSFTPADFGPLAWVALVPLMQLALLPRLTKRTYAALYVAGAVFWFPTLQWMRLGDPAMYLAWIALAAYLAFYFPVFVSLTRTAMLRFRAPLWLAAPVVWVGLEFLRAHLMTGFAWYFLGHTQHRWAAIIQVSDLVGAYGISYVVATINAAVALLLPTAWMARGGLVLPGDRDRFLASQSARKLPTIAIGAALSLVAVTWVYGVTRLGQSDFQAGPRIGLIQGNFTTSLKHDPDAKDEIYAQHRALMGETIPHQPDVIVWPETMFPFPMFQMRPDVEDVDLETAAPGIPLAMWKDDRSRKNLERTAGEVNASLVIGVDTLVARRDGYDHFNSAAFVTPANGLSDRYDKIHRVPFGEYIPLRDTLPFLHKLTPFGDAFGIAAGTHVHVFQYKDWKMVPLICFEDTVPHLVRSMAATAEKEKWPVDILVNLTNDGWFHGSSELDQHLITAQFRCIENRMPMVRAVNTGISAFIDGNGAVRDPETIIDLDAVVKNERPARKSIRDPQTGRYYKQWNAAFVSTVPLDGRSSLYQRFGDWFAVICTAACLVVCVAGFWRSAPRAATPT
- a CDS encoding intracellular growth attenuator family protein translates to MTTKQRLRESLLALDSPEPQRREQLQQEIQTMMIRELSMPRRAWMTALVVAEFGAALFIGSLVVTEPALPWLARIGLGAGTLFAIAWGAWFLRLLRRGEMDVRQDGRRMAQMVWCFTLLMVIFMVVVGATMTDRAQGTIVILQSFVFLIGAAVYWLTQQIEHAELNMTERLLRLELQLVELTEGKGGG
- a CDS encoding molybdopterin molybdotransferase MoeA; translation: MLDSVQDAWRLIEREIPPAAPAEKGLPLALCDGLVSTTAIHATGDSPPFDKSLMDGYAIRFDDYAAGRREFDILEEVTAGNTATRELTAGGTIRIMTGAPLPTGADCVIPVELVTSQTAITVTLDAPKARAEGNLARQGQAIRKGDLVLPAGTVLGPAQLGALAEMGVSSVLAIPRPSVSIVATGDELVPYEQVPGPGQIRNSNEIMLVTQARRAGAAPVQSTIARDTRADLMTAIREGLKSDFLVLSGGVSAGVLDLVPSVLAECGCEQVFHGCNVKPGKPIWFGRLTAERSPDGRPHWIFGLPGNPVSSMVCFELFVRMGIHRRRGIQPSQPLMHSARLTAPHVSRDSRPTYFPAVITPSEQGFLARPLAWQGSFDLQTVALANGFVLFETATERQAGEEVPTLILDR
- the kdsA gene encoding 3-deoxy-8-phosphooctulonate synthase → MPQNPIRLNELACGANQSLLFIAGPCVIESEDLVMQVAESLHAACTRNGWQLVFKSSFDKANRTSIHSFRGPGLDKGLEILAKVRDRFHVPVTTDIHLPEQCAPAAEVCQILQIPAFLARQTDLIAAAAESVARHGGIVNVKKPQFVAPEDMIHAVRKCEEAGCDKVILTDRGTTFGYGRLVNDMQCIPIMQSFGVPVVFDATHSVQRPGGATTGGARQFVAPLARSAVAAGCDGVFLETHPNPDQAKSDGPNQLPLTDIPTLLNQLTRLRQLAVEFHGTITGAVSKNSAAA